One region of Azoarcus sp. CIB genomic DNA includes:
- a CDS encoding transposase DNA-binding-containing protein, translating into MLEVRYPSIPYITKYSCNLYYYTQLFTTNAPTEISIDLQSLTPSDCKLSVKCVYSYSLGDRLATKAWVAEEFSGMALGDEKLDKRAKVLMEWLLANPRRRWPRTAFWTTRGRLAGERSECGVLT; encoded by the coding sequence ATGCTCGAAGTCAGGTATCCATCAATTCCGTACATCACGAAATACTCTTGTAATTTATATTATTATACACAACTCTTCACCACCAACGCGCCGACCGAAATATCCATTGACCTTCAATCACTTACACCAAGCGATTGTAAACTCAGCGTAAAATGCGTCTACTCTTACAGTTTGGGTGACCGATTGGCGACGAAGGCCTGGGTGGCGGAGGAATTTTCGGGGATGGCGCTGGGTGACGAGAAACTGGACAAGCGGGCGAAGGTGCTGATGGAATGGTTGTTGGCCAATCCGCGGAGACGGTGGCCGCGTACCGCTTTCTGGACAACCCGAGGTCGACTGGCTGGCGAACGTTCAGAATGCGGCGTTCTCACTTAA
- a CDS encoding benzoate-CoA ligase family protein: MRQVRINQGNNGPELQFPHTFNVASALIDRHLDEGRGKKTAILTVDETVNYETLVTNVNRYGNALKKIGLLAGDRVLMVIKDAPEFYYVFWGCIKTGIIPVPLNTMLTSEDYKFIIADSGANVLVYSEEFKDQITAAIMAETPLQHVLPARHVAGSLAELARDESPTLAASPAAADDDCFWLYSSGTTGRPKGVVHAHRDIVATSQLYNVGILGGNVSDIYYSIPRLFFAYGLGCGMTFPLWVGGTAVLDARRPLPPITAELFARFKPTIFAAVPTYFSALLASSLLKSEHVVTLRRCVSGGEALPEELQRRWRQIAPAPITDGIGSTEALHIYISNTIDDIRPNSSGRAVPGYQLRIIDENGDAILDDSPGRLLVKGPSVTRRYWNNPAKTASSIVDGWLDTGDTYYRDSDGYYYYCGRNDDMLKVGGIWVSPFEIEAALISHPDVLEAAVTGRADDAGLIKPEAWIVLKIAAYAGELLAEDIRTLCKTALAPYKYPRWIHFVDELPKTATGKIQRFKLRNAAHD; encoded by the coding sequence ATGCGACAAGTGCGTATTAACCAAGGCAACAATGGTCCGGAGCTGCAATTCCCACACACCTTCAATGTGGCAAGTGCCTTGATCGATCGCCATCTGGACGAGGGACGGGGAAAAAAGACTGCGATCCTTACCGTCGATGAAACTGTCAATTACGAAACTCTCGTCACGAACGTCAACCGGTACGGCAACGCCTTGAAAAAAATCGGTTTGCTCGCGGGAGACCGGGTGCTGATGGTCATCAAGGATGCGCCGGAATTCTACTACGTGTTCTGGGGATGCATCAAAACGGGGATCATCCCGGTGCCCCTTAACACCATGCTGACATCGGAAGACTACAAGTTCATCATTGCCGATTCGGGCGCGAATGTGCTGGTGTATTCCGAAGAGTTCAAAGACCAGATCACCGCTGCGATCATGGCCGAAACTCCGCTGCAGCATGTATTACCGGCGCGTCACGTTGCCGGAAGTCTGGCCGAACTGGCGCGCGATGAGTCACCAACGCTGGCCGCAAGTCCGGCTGCTGCGGATGACGATTGTTTTTGGCTGTATTCCTCCGGAACCACTGGCCGGCCGAAGGGAGTGGTCCACGCCCACCGCGATATTGTCGCCACCAGTCAGCTCTATAACGTCGGAATTCTCGGTGGAAACGTGAGCGATATCTATTACTCGATCCCCAGGCTTTTCTTCGCCTACGGACTGGGGTGCGGCATGACGTTCCCGCTTTGGGTCGGCGGCACAGCAGTGCTTGACGCCCGTCGTCCCCTGCCGCCGATTACCGCCGAGCTTTTCGCCCGATTCAAGCCGACCATTTTCGCCGCGGTGCCGACCTACTTCTCTGCATTGCTGGCTTCATCCCTGTTGAAGTCGGAACACGTGGTGACGCTGCGTCGCTGCGTTTCCGGCGGTGAAGCGTTGCCTGAAGAATTGCAGCGACGCTGGAGGCAAATCGCACCCGCACCCATCACCGATGGCATCGGCTCGACAGAAGCCCTCCATATCTATATATCAAACACAATCGACGACATTCGTCCCAATTCCAGCGGTCGTGCAGTTCCCGGCTACCAACTGCGAATTATTGACGAAAACGGAGATGCAATTCTCGACGACAGCCCCGGTCGCCTGTTGGTCAAGGGGCCATCGGTGACCCGGCGCTACTGGAACAATCCGGCGAAAACTGCATCCTCGATTGTCGATGGCTGGCTCGATACCGGCGATACCTATTACCGCGATAGCGATGGCTATTATTACTACTGCGGACGTAATGATGACATGCTCAAAGTCGGGGGAATCTGGGTATCTCCATTCGAGATCGAAGCGGCCCTGATTTCCCATCCGGACGTACTCGAGGCGGCGGTAACCGGTCGGGCGGACGATGCGGGTCTCATCAAGCCCGAGGCATGGATCGTACTCAAGATTGCGGCATACGCCGGAGAACTGCTTGCCGAGGATATCCGAACTCTCTGCAAGACCGCCCTCGCGCCATACAAGTATCCCCGATGGATCCATTTTGTTGATGAGTTGCCGAAGACCGCGACTGGCAAGATCCAGCGCTTTAAGCTCAGAAATGCGGCTCATGACTGA
- a CDS encoding 2-hydroxyacyl-CoA dehydratase family protein, giving the protein MTLATQTTGEGKVLVGRGVYDGARLFREWFDSLTEVAKRGEGAAYCFIAGNVIEILRTFDIPATFPEINSLQTAFRNVSRDYIDDAEDYGYSPDICGYVKIGVALQRRNGEHPMGKIPKPKIGMINNYCNTFIKWGEIWERTYDCPMINLDYPMTRSAGEKPKRGTQKFEYEKAYLKGQIEEAISVCERITGKKFDIDKFRQILAFSNDVNAGLKRVLELNRNKPAVFNALTDGNIYMGVANALRGTEVASKYFKDLVEELEYRVAHGIGALDKSTEGTVPMKQTFRLALVGTPCYPIYRQFNEMFSRWGGVFVYSSYLDFASTGALTGYQYDLNDPIDSYAEGQLIMHASGSDSVFHESDNLKKLAPELGLDGVVFHPVKSCRTVSTGQADMRRIVANEMGLPTLFIESDLVDPDVVAEAPMRNRVDAFFEGLISRRQQQTASA; this is encoded by the coding sequence ATGACTTTAGCGACCCAGACGACCGGCGAAGGAAAAGTCCTTGTCGGACGAGGAGTGTACGATGGCGCACGTTTGTTCCGAGAGTGGTTCGACAGTTTGACCGAGGTCGCCAAGCGAGGAGAGGGAGCCGCCTACTGTTTTATCGCCGGGAATGTAATCGAAATTCTTCGGACCTTCGATATTCCTGCGACTTTTCCGGAAATCAATTCTCTGCAGACCGCGTTTCGAAATGTTTCCCGCGACTATATCGATGACGCGGAAGATTACGGCTATTCGCCTGACATCTGCGGATATGTGAAAATCGGCGTAGCACTTCAGCGCCGAAATGGCGAGCATCCGATGGGGAAAATCCCGAAACCAAAAATCGGCATGATCAATAACTACTGCAATACATTTATAAAGTGGGGTGAGATCTGGGAGCGGACCTATGACTGTCCGATGATTAATCTCGATTATCCGATGACGCGCTCAGCCGGAGAAAAGCCGAAACGCGGAACGCAGAAATTCGAGTACGAAAAAGCCTACCTTAAGGGGCAGATCGAGGAAGCCATTAGCGTTTGTGAGAGAATTACAGGCAAGAAATTCGACATCGACAAGTTTCGACAGATTCTCGCGTTTTCGAATGACGTAAACGCTGGTTTGAAGCGGGTTCTCGAACTCAACAGAAACAAACCTGCCGTGTTCAATGCGTTGACGGATGGGAATATTTACATGGGTGTTGCCAACGCCTTGCGTGGCACCGAGGTTGCCAGTAAGTACTTCAAGGATCTTGTCGAAGAGCTAGAATATCGCGTCGCGCATGGTATTGGCGCGCTGGATAAGAGCACCGAAGGTACCGTGCCGATGAAGCAGACCTTTCGTCTCGCTCTCGTCGGCACACCTTGCTATCCAATCTATCGGCAATTTAATGAGATGTTCTCAAGGTGGGGGGGCGTATTCGTATATTCGTCGTACCTCGATTTCGCCTCGACTGGTGCGTTGACCGGTTATCAGTACGATCTCAATGACCCGATCGACAGCTACGCGGAAGGGCAACTGATCATGCATGCGTCGGGTTCCGATAGCGTGTTTCACGAGTCCGATAACCTAAAGAAACTGGCTCCGGAGCTCGGGCTTGACGGCGTAGTTTTCCATCCGGTCAAGAGTTGTCGTACCGTTTCTACCGGCCAGGCGGACATGCGCCGCATTGTTGCGAACGAAATGGGACTGCCGACCCTATTTATCGAGTCGGATCTGGTTGATCCCGATGTGGTGGCCGAAGCGCCGATGAGAAATCGCGTTGATGCCTTTTTCGAAGGTCTCATTTCCCGTCGCCAGCAACAGACGGCGTCCGCCTAA
- a CDS encoding ABC transporter ATP-binding protein, which yields MSEPILRTTELTKHFGGLAAVNQVSLDFYAGQVHALLGPNGAGKSTFINLLSGDLKPSGGEVSLAGCAIEGLSPEKISRMGVGRTYQKTNIFPAFTVFENARLAAQSRRPHAFHLFRHALACGDTLELAEKVLAMGELTHRRNDMAAILSHGEQRQLEIAMALATEPQVLLLDEPLAGMGATESAAMVRLLKKLAEDHAILLVEHDMDAVFAVADVVTVMVNGTVLESGSPGAIRASAAVQEAYLGAEEDESHEPLVA from the coding sequence ATGTCTGAACCCATTCTTCGCACCACCGAGTTGACCAAGCACTTTGGTGGGCTTGCCGCAGTCAACCAAGTGTCCCTCGACTTTTACGCGGGGCAAGTGCACGCGCTGCTCGGCCCCAATGGGGCGGGCAAGTCCACCTTCATCAACCTTCTCTCGGGCGATCTAAAGCCAAGCGGTGGAGAAGTGAGCCTGGCCGGGTGCGCGATCGAGGGACTGTCTCCGGAGAAAATTTCGCGCATGGGCGTGGGGCGAACCTACCAGAAGACGAATATCTTTCCCGCATTTACGGTATTCGAGAACGCGCGCCTTGCTGCCCAGTCGCGCCGCCCGCATGCGTTTCACCTGTTCCGCCACGCACTCGCTTGTGGCGACACCTTGGAACTGGCCGAGAAGGTGCTTGCCATGGGGGAGCTGACACACCGCAGGAATGACATGGCAGCCATACTGTCCCATGGCGAGCAGCGCCAACTCGAAATCGCCATGGCGCTCGCCACTGAACCCCAGGTGCTATTGCTTGATGAACCCTTGGCCGGAATGGGGGCCACGGAGTCGGCGGCCATGGTGCGGTTGCTCAAGAAACTCGCAGAGGATCACGCGATTTTACTGGTCGAACACGACATGGATGCCGTGTTTGCGGTCGCCGATGTCGTGACTGTCATGGTCAACGGCACAGTGCTGGAGTCGGGCAGCCCCGGGGCAATCCGTGCGAGTGCCGCCGTTCAGGAAGCCTATCTCGGTGCAGAGGAGGATGAGAGCCATGAACCACTCGTTGCTTGA
- a CDS encoding branched-chain amino acid ABC transporter permease: MDVYTFLIQVLNGLQYGLLLFLVASGLTMIFGIMGIINLAHGSFYMIGAYLAWAFAAATGSLFSAILLGLVVSTLIGVILEWTVFRRLYHRDHLYQVLLTFGLIMIFEELRSMTFGDDVHSVAIPAVFSAAIPLTDTLSYPVYRLVISATCLVVAMLIYWLIQHTRLGMMIRAGASNREMVQVLGIDIKLVYTLVFALGLALAAFAGMIAAPISTVYPNMGGQILIISFVVVVVGGIGSVKGTLLAALMIGMADTFGKIVLPQIASMSAYLLMAAVLLWRPRGLFAVGGR, from the coding sequence ATGGATGTCTACACGTTTCTGATCCAGGTACTGAATGGGCTGCAGTATGGGCTACTGCTGTTTCTGGTGGCCAGCGGGCTGACCATGATCTTCGGCATCATGGGTATCATCAACCTCGCCCATGGCAGCTTTTACATGATCGGCGCCTACCTTGCATGGGCGTTCGCTGCCGCGACAGGCAGCCTGTTCAGTGCCATTCTCTTGGGGCTTGTGGTAAGTACCCTGATAGGGGTGATCCTCGAGTGGACCGTTTTCCGGCGGCTCTACCACCGTGACCACCTCTACCAGGTGTTACTCACCTTCGGACTCATCATGATCTTCGAAGAGTTGCGCAGCATGACCTTCGGTGATGATGTGCACAGCGTGGCAATCCCCGCCGTGTTCAGTGCGGCGATCCCACTCACGGACACCCTAAGCTATCCGGTCTATCGGCTGGTGATTTCGGCAACCTGCCTAGTAGTCGCCATGCTGATCTACTGGCTCATCCAACACACCAGACTAGGCATGATGATCCGCGCCGGTGCATCCAACCGGGAAATGGTCCAAGTGCTGGGAATCGACATCAAACTCGTTTACACGCTTGTGTTCGCTCTGGGGCTCGCCCTAGCGGCCTTCGCCGGCATGATCGCCGCACCTATCTCTACCGTTTACCCGAACATGGGGGGGCAGATCCTGATCATCTCCTTCGTTGTGGTAGTCGTCGGCGGCATCGGCTCGGTCAAGGGGACACTACTTGCGGCACTGATGATTGGCATGGCCGACACGTTTGGCAAGATCGTATTACCCCAGATCGCCAGCATGTCCGCATACCTGCTAATGGCCGCCGTTCTTCTGTGGCGCCCCCGAGGCTTGTTTGCTGTGGGCGGGCGCTGA
- a CDS encoding branched-chain amino acid ABC transporter permease produces the protein MTQQLRRFFLFSAVAGLAIYPLYGGEFYIQLLTKIMVMAVFAMSLDLLVGYAGLVSLGHAAFFGVAGYVAALLMPQYEAGNVWLTLPAALCAATLLALVVGALALRTSGVYFIMVTLALAQMLYYFVHDAEFAGGSDGMLIMLKPEAVIFGWKPFDLNSPAHFYYVVLAVMLGVYFLLRAVLRSSFGHALAGIKSNEHRMRSLGFPVYRYKLAAFTLAGTVAGLAGYLGALQFGFVNPELLGWHQSGNVLMMVILGGMGSLTGPVTGAFTLVLLQEFLTGLTKHWQVLMGSFIVLVALMLPHGLSGFSLTRYRLRAHTDTRTTPEKDHV, from the coding sequence ATGACTCAACAGTTGCGACGCTTCTTTCTGTTTTCCGCTGTGGCGGGGCTCGCAATCTATCCTCTCTACGGGGGCGAGTTCTATATCCAGCTTCTGACCAAGATCATGGTCATGGCTGTCTTCGCCATGAGCCTCGACCTGTTGGTGGGCTACGCCGGCTTGGTCAGCCTCGGTCACGCCGCATTCTTCGGTGTCGCCGGCTACGTTGCAGCCTTGCTTATGCCCCAATACGAGGCGGGCAATGTGTGGCTGACGCTGCCCGCCGCCCTGTGTGCCGCCACATTACTCGCGCTTGTCGTTGGCGCTCTGGCGCTGAGAACGTCGGGCGTGTACTTCATCATGGTGACGCTGGCGTTAGCCCAGATGCTCTATTACTTTGTCCACGACGCAGAGTTCGCCGGCGGATCGGATGGCATGCTCATCATGTTGAAGCCCGAAGCGGTGATATTCGGATGGAAGCCCTTCGACCTCAACAGTCCGGCCCACTTCTACTACGTGGTTCTGGCAGTGATGCTTGGAGTCTACTTTCTGTTGCGGGCTGTGCTGCGATCGAGCTTTGGCCACGCCTTGGCAGGCATCAAGTCCAACGAGCACCGCATGCGTTCGCTGGGTTTTCCGGTCTATCGTTACAAGCTCGCCGCCTTTACCCTCGCCGGCACCGTGGCCGGCTTGGCCGGCTATCTGGGCGCGCTGCAGTTCGGCTTCGTCAACCCGGAGTTGCTGGGCTGGCACCAGTCGGGCAACGTCCTGATGATGGTGATCCTGGGCGGCATGGGTAGCCTCACGGGGCCTGTCACGGGAGCGTTCACCCTAGTGCTGCTTCAAGAGTTCTTAACCGGCCTCACCAAGCATTGGCAAGTCCTGATGGGCAGCTTCATCGTGCTGGTTGCGTTGATGCTTCCCCATGGCCTGAGTGGCTTTTCCCTTACACGATACCGATTGAGGGCGCACACCGATACTCGAACCACACCGGAAAAGGACCATGTCTGA
- a CDS encoding ABC transporter substrate-binding protein, with protein sequence MTAQKKTSRRDFLKATGIITAGTLLPAHFAIGNTAKIKVGLMLPYTGTFAPPGNSITNAFKLYIAEQGGRLAGREVEYVVVDDESDPAKAPENTHRLIVRDKVDFLVGTVHSGVAMGMVKVAREAGTITIIPNAGTDAATGPMCAPNIFRASFSTYQTAFPMGKVMVERGHKRVAIITWKYAFGEESARAFKEGYEAAGGKIVKEMFLPFPNVEFQAYLTEIAALKPDAVFVFFAGAGAVKFVKDYAAAGLKNTIPLYGSGFLTDGTLAAQGDSAEGVHTTLHYADDLGTPRDNAFRVAYRKAYGYDPDVYAVQGYDTAQLLAAGLDPVKGDAGARAEIIAAMEKATIDSPRGKFTMSRAHNPIQDIYLRKVEGGQNRVVGIAAKALADPVRGCKMA encoded by the coding sequence ATGACTGCACAGAAAAAAACGAGCCGTCGGGATTTTCTCAAGGCAACCGGAATTATCACCGCCGGCACGCTGCTGCCCGCCCACTTTGCCATTGGCAATACCGCCAAGATCAAGGTTGGTCTGATGCTCCCTTACACCGGCACGTTCGCGCCACCGGGCAATAGCATCACCAACGCTTTTAAGTTGTACATCGCCGAACAGGGCGGCAGGCTGGCCGGCCGCGAGGTTGAGTACGTTGTAGTCGACGACGAGTCCGATCCCGCTAAGGCCCCCGAGAATACTCACCGGCTCATCGTGCGTGACAAGGTCGATTTCTTGGTCGGAACCGTGCATTCGGGCGTCGCCATGGGCATGGTGAAGGTGGCGCGCGAAGCAGGCACGATCACCATTATTCCGAACGCCGGTACCGACGCAGCCACTGGCCCCATGTGCGCGCCCAACATTTTCCGTGCCTCGTTCTCCACATATCAGACGGCCTTCCCCATGGGCAAGGTCATGGTCGAACGGGGACACAAGCGCGTGGCCATCATCACATGGAAGTACGCCTTCGGCGAGGAATCCGCACGCGCTTTCAAAGAAGGCTATGAAGCCGCGGGGGGCAAGATCGTCAAGGAAATGTTCCTGCCTTTCCCCAACGTCGAGTTCCAGGCGTATCTCACTGAAATCGCGGCCCTCAAACCCGACGCGGTGTTCGTATTTTTCGCTGGTGCGGGCGCAGTAAAGTTCGTCAAGGACTACGCCGCGGCGGGACTCAAGAACACCATTCCCCTCTACGGTTCAGGATTCCTTACCGACGGAACACTCGCCGCCCAAGGCGACTCAGCCGAGGGAGTCCATACCACGTTGCACTACGCCGACGACTTGGGGACTCCACGCGACAATGCTTTCCGCGTGGCCTACAGGAAGGCCTACGGATACGATCCCGACGTGTACGCGGTGCAGGGTTACGACACCGCGCAACTGCTGGCGGCTGGCCTCGACCCAGTCAAGGGCGACGCGGGCGCAAGAGCGGAGATCATCGCGGCCATGGAAAAGGCCACGATCGACAGCCCACGCGGCAAGTTTACGATGTCCAGAGCGCATAACCCGATCCAGGACATCTATCTGCGCAAGGTCGAGGGGGGGCAGAACCGGGTGGTGGGGATAGCGGCCAAGGCTCTCGCCGACCCGGTACGCGGTTGCAAGATGGCATGA
- a CDS encoding ABC transporter ATP-binding protein yields the protein MNHSLLEARGIHTYYGASHILRGIDFTVRRGETVGLMGRNGMGKTTLLKTLMGVVPSHKGEIRINGHVTTRSQPCRIARHGVAYVPEGRGIFPNLSVRENLVMAARPGVGGRRDWTFERALKTFPRLGERLGHGGGQLSGGEQQMLTIGRALMTNPDLLILDEATEGLAPIICREIWTVIGAIRDTGIATIIVDKNFRAISSITDRNVILVKGNVVFEGDREALRSQPEVLKNFLGV from the coding sequence ATGAACCACTCGTTGCTTGAAGCTCGCGGGATCCATACTTATTATGGCGCTAGTCACATCCTCCGTGGCATTGACTTTACGGTGCGCCGCGGCGAGACGGTCGGTCTAATGGGCCGAAACGGCATGGGTAAAACAACGCTGTTGAAGACGCTGATGGGGGTCGTGCCCTCGCACAAGGGCGAGATCCGGATCAACGGTCACGTCACTACCCGCTCCCAGCCGTGTCGAATTGCTCGCCACGGCGTCGCATACGTGCCGGAGGGGCGGGGAATTTTCCCTAACCTCTCGGTGCGCGAGAATCTCGTCATGGCAGCCCGGCCCGGCGTGGGCGGTCGGCGGGACTGGACCTTCGAGCGTGCACTGAAAACTTTCCCGCGTCTTGGTGAACGGCTAGGCCATGGCGGCGGACAGCTTTCGGGCGGCGAGCAGCAGATGCTGACCATCGGCCGCGCATTGATGACCAATCCGGACCTGCTCATTCTCGACGAGGCTACCGAAGGGTTAGCGCCAATCATCTGCCGCGAGATCTGGACTGTAATTGGTGCCATCAGGGACACCGGTATCGCCACGATCATCGTCGACAAGAACTTTCGCGCCATCTCGTCGATCACCGATCGCAATGTAATTCTGGTGAAAGGCAACGTGGTGTTCGAGGGCGACCGCGAGGCGCTACGGTCGCAACCGGAAGTGTTGAAAAATTTTCTCGGCGTTTGA
- a CDS encoding response regulator, whose translation MQVENLSPTVFVVDDEESVRHSLSWLLGSIALDVKMYDSPQAFLDADISGSYGCLILDVRMQALSGLQLQEILCQRGFNLPIIFLSAYGDAQMGAQAIKKGAIDFLQKPYRNQDLLDAVNAALTQSKEAIGKQSERDKYRDCLESLSLREKEIFDLVVDGNSSKEIARLLGISPKTVEAHRGRLMSKLGVRSLGELIQLSMLTKSHCLECKWASRPAR comes from the coding sequence ATGCAGGTCGAAAACCTTTCGCCGACCGTGTTCGTCGTCGATGATGAAGAGTCGGTCCGCCATTCGTTGAGCTGGTTGCTTGGTTCGATCGCGCTAGACGTGAAGATGTACGACTCGCCGCAAGCGTTTCTCGACGCGGATATTTCAGGTTCCTACGGTTGCCTGATCCTTGACGTGAGAATGCAGGCGCTTAGCGGGCTGCAGCTTCAAGAGATCTTGTGCCAGCGCGGCTTCAATTTGCCGATCATTTTTCTCTCGGCATACGGGGATGCGCAGATGGGCGCGCAGGCGATCAAGAAGGGCGCAATAGATTTCTTGCAGAAGCCCTATCGCAATCAGGATCTGCTTGATGCGGTCAATGCTGCGCTGACTCAGAGTAAGGAGGCGATCGGCAAGCAAAGTGAGCGCGACAAATATCGTGATTGCCTGGAAAGCCTCTCACTGAGGGAAAAGGAAATCTTCGATCTCGTCGTCGATGGAAATAGCAGCAAGGAAATCGCCCGACTTCTCGGGATCAGCCCCAAAACCGTGGAGGCGCATAGGGGGCGGCTGATGAGCAAGCTGGGCGTCCGCTCGTTGGGCGAGCTGATTCAACTGTCGATGCTCACGAAAAGCCACTGCCTCGAGTGTAAGTGGGCATCCCGGCCCGCGCGGTGA
- a CDS encoding TetR/AcrR family transcriptional regulator, which translates to MRKLNKKEEQRKASTENILGCALDLFVKNGYRATTIDMIAARAGLTKGAIYFYFKTKDAIMLMLLEEAEKYIVDPIDEYMANAGPLADAKLVKFINMQALLGVTKPQHVLLLILVSIDFSGTGDDIEKRAKAIYRRMYGHVEQLIAQGQTEGVFRSDSGSDELASIVMAAHDGVLIEWYRRPNELTGKTLTKALRSVLLNGLIVDRGSCKNPTF; encoded by the coding sequence ATGAGAAAGCTGAACAAGAAGGAAGAGCAGAGGAAGGCCAGTACCGAGAATATACTGGGCTGTGCGCTCGATCTTTTCGTCAAAAATGGTTACCGTGCGACAACGATCGACATGATCGCGGCAAGAGCAGGATTGACCAAGGGTGCGATCTATTTCTATTTCAAGACCAAAGACGCAATCATGCTGATGCTCCTTGAGGAAGCAGAAAAGTACATTGTTGATCCGATCGATGAGTACATGGCGAACGCGGGTCCGCTCGCCGACGCGAAGCTGGTGAAATTCATCAACATGCAAGCACTCCTAGGGGTGACTAAGCCGCAGCATGTCCTATTGCTTATTCTTGTGTCCATCGATTTTTCCGGTACCGGAGATGATATTGAGAAAAGGGCTAAGGCCATTTACCGTCGGATGTATGGGCACGTCGAACAGTTGATCGCACAAGGCCAAACCGAAGGTGTATTTCGGTCCGATTCCGGTAGTGATGAACTGGCATCAATCGTGATGGCGGCCCATGACGGAGTACTCATTGAATGGTATCGGAGGCCGAACGAACTAACGGGAAAGACCCTTACCAAAGCATTGAGATCGGTACTTCTCAATGGCTTGATTGTGGATAGAGGCTCCTGCAAAAATCCGACATTCTGA